The window CGCTCCGAGATCGGCGACATCTGCGCCTGCGACCGGAGCATTGAACGTGATCGATTCGATACCCCGGGACTGGAGCGTCCGCAGAAGGTTGCTGAGTTCCAGCGAGGCATGCGGCAAGATCGACCGTCCGAGGTGGATGGTGTCGCCGAGCATGGTGATAACCGCCTCACCGTCTTCCCTGCGGGCCAGTGTGTCCGCGGCCGTCGTTGCGACCTCCAGCGCCTCGCCGGTCGAAGGGTGGCCGGTCGGGTACAGGCTCATCTGGCGCGCGAGCGCCTGGATGCCACGAAGTGCCGTACGGGCCGCCTGTTCCCTGATCATGCGCCAACTCCCAATGCTTCCCTGGCCGCGGCCCGCAGTGCTCGTCCTCGACCGGTGAGGACGAACCGGCGTCCTGCGACGGCTCTGAGCGCCTCCTCGCACCTCGGACTCGCACACTCCCCGAGATGCCGAATGACTTCTTCCTTCTCCGATGACGAGAGACGGCCCTTCAGCGCTTCGATCAGATAGCCCTCGGCCTCCTCTCCCGAACGGGCTGCGAGCAGACCGACGGCGGCACGCCGAACCACCTCGTGGTCGTCGTCGAGTGCACCCCCGACATGCTCGATCGCGCCAGGATCGATCGCATTCAGGGCCCTCAGGGCCTCGACGCGCACCCGATGGTCTCCGTGCGCAAGCAGCCTGGCCAGTTCGGGCACCGCCTCGGGGTTGCCGGAGGCTCGAAGAACCATCGCCAGGTTCCTGACGACGAACCATCGATCGTCGTCGAGAGCGGCCAGAACCGGACCCGGATCGTGTTCGGCCACTGCGCCGAGGATGTCCATCAGCGCCTTCCTGCGGGAACGATCCTCTTCTTCGGCGAGAAGGCCGAGCACGATACCCACCTTCATCGCTCCAAGCTTCTCGGCCAGGCGCCGTGCGGCATCTCGGCCTTCGCCCGAGACTTCGTCGACGAGCAACTCGATCACATCGCGGGTGCACGCAAGTTTGAGAGCCTCCTGAACCTCGCTGCTGCGCTCCGGTGGATACGTCGGCGCGTCGACCACACTGTGGAACCACAGCTCGGCGTGGCGAAAGTGCTGCCGCCGGACACTCGCGATGATCTTGCCCGTGAGCAAACGCATCAACCGCCGAAAACGATCACTGCGATCCTCCACGGCGAGCAGGCCGCGAAACGTGTCGAGCGTGTGATAGAAGTGGCGCCGCGGGTCCGGGAACTGAGGTCGCAACTCGGCGACGGCGGACGGCTCCGAGAGACTCTCCTCCACGGCACCGAGCAGGCGCTCTTGGACACGTGCGGTCACCATCTGCACGGCATTTGCCGCGCCTTCACCCGTGTCGAACAATGCGAGAAGTTCATCCGGTCGACGGTCCGCCTCATCGGTTGCGATCCGTGCGTAGTCCAGGAGGAGCGCAAAGCCCGCCGAGTCGAGCTTCGGAGCGATGCGTGCCAGCTCGTGGCCGGCGAACTGGTCGAGAAAGAGACGGTCGATGACGTCGTCGTAGGCGACCAGGAATGGTTCCAGAACCGCCACCATGAACTGCTCACCCAGGGAGAAGAACGCCTCGACGAACGCCCGGACGACCTGCTCGCAAGCTGCAACATCGGACTCGTCGATCAACCGGTAGGTCTCACGGAAACGTGTGTGGAACAGCCCTGCGAGCCGTGCGGGATCCCCCTCGGCCTCCTCAACCAGTGCGGCGGCGAACTCGACCGGATCCAGTGCGCCGGCCATCGCATCGCGCACCACGTCGTCGCGTTCAAACGTCGGCCCCTCGGCCCTGATGGAAAGCGGGATCTTCGTGACGACGGAAATGCCGCCGATGCCTTCCCTCATGAGGAGCGCGGGAAGGCCCCCACCTTGTTCGATCGCCTGTTCCTCCAGCGCGAGCACGCCCATGAATGCGGCCAAGTCACGATCCGACGGAGGCTCGGTCACGCCGACCGACGCTATGTTGTGGACATAGCACCGTTGCGCGAACCGTTCCACGGCATCTCGGGTGACCTGGACCTCCTTGTCGTCACACAGGAAGAACCCGGGCCCGACATCGAGCCATACGTGCCCGGCCGCCAAGGCAGCGCGAAGTGACTCTCCGATCCGGTGAAACGAGGGCTGCGTCTCCGGATCCGGGTACAGGTTGTACACGGTCCAGGCGCCCGCGAGTGCCTCGACAACTTCGGCGGCACCCGTCTCGTCATTCACATCTACCCGCCGATCTGAATCAATTCCTCACGTACAGCGTAGAGGACGGCTTCATTTCTCGAATGCAATCCGAGTTTGTCGAGGATATTGCGAACATGGTTCTTGACCGTATTCTCGGAGATGTACAGCTTCTCGCCGATCTGGCGACTGGTCATGCCCGAGGAAATGAGCTCGAGCACTTCGATTTCACGGCCGGTCAGCTCCGGCTTGCGCGTAGAGAAGACCTCACGATGTTTGAGCAGGCCGGCGACCGTATCGAACAGTTTCGCCCCCATGCGCGGAGAAACGACGGCACCGCCTTCCCACACGGCACGCATCGACTCGACGAGCTCCGGAAACGGGGTGTCCTTCACGACGTATCCCCGGGCGCCGGACTTGATGGCGGAGAGCAGATCCTCCTCCGATTCGCTGGACGTGAGCAGAACGACGTTCGCGCCGCCCGAAGCCTCCCGGATCGGACCGACGACCTCCAGCCCCGACATGCCCGGCATCAGGACATCGAGCACGACCATGTCCGGCCGAAGTGAACGAGCCATCGTCAAGGCCGTCATCGCATCCTCGGCCTGGCCGACGACATCGAACCCTGCGTTCGTGAGCGCGGCGGAAAGCCCGGTAACGAACAGCGGAGAGTCGTCGACGACCAGTACGGTGATCATGCGGGCTCGATCAGTCCATAGGATCCGTCGCGCCGCCGGTAGAGGACGCTCGACGTGTCACTTTCTGCATTGTGGAAAAAGAAGAACCCGTGGCCAAGCATCTCCATTTGCAGGGCTGCCTCTTCTGGAGTCATCGGTTTCATGACAAACTGCTTCACTCTGACGATCAGGGGACCATTCGTCTCTTCTTCGACGTCTGTGGATACCGTATTGAGGCGTTTGTCTCCTCCCTTGCGAGAACGGTCGATGAGGCGTTCCTTCAATCGTCGCAACTGGATCCCGAACTTCTCGGTCGCAATGTCCAGTGCCGCCTCCGCCGTCGGGCCTGCCGCCTCGACCCGCACCGTCGAGCCGGCGGCACGCGAGGTGATCTCCACCCTGAACGGATCCGCCACTCGCCGATTCATCTCCTTGGCGATTTCGAGGTCTGCCGACGCCAGTCCGTTGAAGAACCTGGCCGCCTTCGAGACTTTGGTGCGGGCAACCTCTGCAAAACGCTCGTCGAACTGGAAATTCTTACCACGAAGTTTGACGTCCAAGACCAGCCTCCTGTCGATGGTCGGGGTCTCTGCGAAGCGCGGCCGCAGGCG of the Actinomycetota bacterium genome contains:
- a CDS encoding HEAT repeat domain-containing protein translates to MNDETGAAEVVEALAGAWTVYNLYPDPETQPSFHRIGESLRAALAAGHVWLDVGPGFFLCDDKEVQVTRDAVERFAQRCYVHNIASVGVTEPPSDRDLAAFMGVLALEEQAIEQGGGLPALLMREGIGGISVVTKIPLSIRAEGPTFERDDVVRDAMAGALDPVEFAAALVEEAEGDPARLAGLFHTRFRETYRLIDESDVAACEQVVRAFVEAFFSLGEQFMVAVLEPFLVAYDDVIDRLFLDQFAGHELARIAPKLDSAGFALLLDYARIATDEADRRPDELLALFDTGEGAANAVQMVTARVQERLLGAVEESLSEPSAVAELRPQFPDPRRHFYHTLDTFRGLLAVEDRSDRFRRLMRLLTGKIIASVRRQHFRHAELWFHSVVDAPTYPPERSSEVQEALKLACTRDVIELLVDEVSGEGRDAARRLAEKLGAMKVGIVLGLLAEEEDRSRRKALMDILGAVAEHDPGPVLAALDDDRWFVVRNLAMVLRASGNPEAVPELARLLAHGDHRVRVEALRALNAIDPGAIEHVGGALDDDHEVVRRAAVGLLAARSGEEAEGYLIEALKGRLSSSEKEEVIRHLGECASPRCEEALRAVAGRRFVLTGRGRALRAAAREALGVGA
- a CDS encoding response regulator transcription factor, with amino-acid sequence MITVLVVDDSPLFVTGLSAALTNAGFDVVGQAEDAMTALTMARSLRPDMVVLDVLMPGMSGLEVVGPIREASGGANVVLLTSSESEEDLLSAIKSGARGYVVKDTPFPELVESMRAVWEGGAVVSPRMGAKLFDTVAGLLKHREVFSTRKPELTGREIEVLELISSGMTSRQIGEKLYISENTVKNHVRNILDKLGLHSRNEAVLYAVREELIQIGG
- the raiA gene encoding ribosome-associated translation inhibitor RaiA, whose protein sequence is MDVKLRGKNFQFDERFAEVARTKVSKAARFFNGLASADLEIAKEMNRRVADPFRVEITSRAAGSTVRVEAAGPTAEAALDIATEKFGIQLRRLKERLIDRSRKGGDKRLNTVSTDVEEETNGPLIVRVKQFVMKPMTPEEAALQMEMLGHGFFFFHNAESDTSSVLYRRRDGSYGLIEPA